The Corythoichthys intestinalis isolate RoL2023-P3 chromosome 1, ASM3026506v1, whole genome shotgun sequence genome has a segment encoding these proteins:
- the LOC130916080 gene encoding uncharacterized protein K02A2.6-like: MAGVIGSVGLFDELVEQWSSYTERFGYFVVANDIAEEKVVPTFLSVIGPKTFNLLRNLLQPDKPGSKTYREIVETLNGHFSPKPLVIAERFRFHRRSQEEGESVTMFVAALRKLAEHCEFGDVLEDTLRDRLVCGLCVFKAYTGHKGHMKGMTDITVQCKDQTAKLPVYVTKGNFASIMGRLWINALRVNLLEVRQLSDASSQLQVILDKNEEVFHEELGSMKDITVKLHIKPGSKPVFMKARTVPYAIRDKVEADLDALVKSGVLEPVTTSEWATPIVPVPKNNGGIRTCGDFKVTLNPVLCVEQYPLPLIDDLFAGLSGGQKFSKIDLNQAYLQRHVDEESREWLTINTHKGLFRYCRLPFGITSAPALFQRAMDQILSGLPGVQCYLDDILYTGANDEEHLRNLDAVLKRLRQYGLRVRKEKCEFLRPSVEYLGHVIDHAGLHKAPLKTKAIVDAPAPENVSQLRSFLGLLNYYGRFIPNLASLLKPLHELLCKDVKWKWTNECNKAFRNAKNALISSEVLTHFNPSYQS; this comes from the coding sequence ATGGCGGGAGTTATCGGCTCTGTTGGTctttttgatgagcttgtggaACAGTGGAGCTCGTACACAGAGCGGTTCGGCTATTTCGTGGTAGCTAACGACATAGCGGAAGAGAAAGTGGTGCCCACGTTTTTGAGCGTTATTGGGCCAAAGACTTTCAATTTACTGAGAAACTTGCTTCAACCCGATAAACCTGGTAGTAAAACGTACAGGGAAATCGTGGAAACTCTTAATGGACATTTTTCACCCAAGCCCCTTGTGATAGCAGAGAGATTCCGATTTCACAGGAGAAGTCAGGAAGAGGGGGAATCTGTCACTATGTTCGTAGCGGCGCTGCGGAAGCTGGCTGAACATTGTGAGTTTGGTGATGTTTTAGAAGACACATTAAGAGACAGATTGGTATGTGGACTGTGTGTGTTCAAAGCGTACACTGGACACAAAGGGCACATGAAAGGAATGACTGACATTACTGTGCAATGCAAGGatcaaactgctaaacttccagTGTATGTCACAAAAGGGAATTTTGCTTCCATAATGGGACGACTGTGGATTAATGCACTTCGTGTAAATTTGCTAGAAGTTCGGCAGCTGTCAGACGCTTCTTCACAACTACAAGTCATACTGGACAAGAATGAAGAGGTTTTCCATGAGGAATTGGGCAGCATGAAGGACATTACAGTGAAATTGCACATTAAACCAGGAAGCAAACCTGTGTTTATGAAGGCTAGGACAGTGCCGTATGCTATTCGTGACAAAGTCGAGGCTGACCTGGATGCGTTGGTCAAAAGTGGGGTTTTGGAACCAGTCACCACCAGCGAATGGGCGACACCAATTGTGCCGGTTCCGAAAAACAATGGCGGAATTCGCACATGTGGCGATTTTAAAGTGACTTTGAATCCGGTGCTTTGTGTGGAGCAGTACCCACTTCCATTGATCGATGATTTGTTTGCAGGTCTGAGCGGTGGTCAAAAATTCAGCAAAATTGACCTCAATCAAGCTTATCTGCAGAGGCATGTGGATGAAGAATCACGGGAGTGGCTGACAATTAACACGCACAAGGGACTTTTCAGATATTGCAGATTACCTTTTGGCATCACATCTGCTCCTGCTCTGTTTCAACGGGCTATGGATCAAATTTTGAGTGGATTGCCAGGAGTACAATGTTACTTGGATGACATTCTATACACCGGTGCCAACGACGAGGAGCATCTTCGCAACCTGGATGCTGTCTTGAAAAGGCTAAGGCAGTATGGTCTTCGAGTGCgcaaggaaaaatgtgaatttttgaGACCATCGGTGGAGTATCTCGGGCATGTGATAGACCACGCAGGATTACACAAGGCTCCATTAAAGACAAAGGCAATTGTGGATGCACCCGCCCCAGAAAATGTGAGTCAGCTTAGATCTTTTTTAGGTCTATTGAACTATTATGGACGGTTTATTCCCAATTTGGCATCACTTCTTAAACCATTGCATGAGCTGTTGTGCAAAGATGTAAAATGGAAATGGACGAATGAGTGTAACAAAGCTTTTCGAAATGCGAAAAACGCCCTGATTTCATCAGAGGTTCTCACTCATTTCAACCCTTCATATCAAAGCTGA